In Eschrichtius robustus isolate mEscRob2 chromosome 2, mEscRob2.pri, whole genome shotgun sequence, a single window of DNA contains:
- the TNPO1 gene encoding transportin-1 isoform X3, with amino-acid sequence MVWDRQTKMEYEWKPDEQGLQQILQLLKESQSPDTTIQRTVQQKLEQLNQYPDFNNYLIFVLTKLKSEDEPTRSLSGLILKNNVKAHFQNFPNGVTDFIKSECLNNIGDSSPLIRATVGILITTIASKGELQNWPDLLPKLCSLLDSEDYNTCEGAFGALQKICEDSAEILDSDVLDRPLNIMIPKFLQFFKHSSPKIRYLYSQY; translated from the exons CAAACCAAGATGGAGTATGAGTGGAAACCTGACGAGCAAGGGCTTCAGCAAATCCTGCAGCTGCTGAAGGAGTCCCAGTCCCCCGACACCACCATCCAGAGAACCGTGCAACAA AAACTGGAACAACTCAATCAATATCCAGACTTTAACAACTACCTGATTTttgttcttacaaaattaaaatctgaAG ATGAACCCACAAGATCATTGAGTGGTCTCATTTTGAAGAATAACGTGAAAGCACACTTTCAGAACTTCCCAAATGGTGTAACAGACTTTATTAAGAGTGAATGTTTAAACAATATCGGTGACTCCTCTCCTTTGATTAGAGCTACTGTAG GTATTTTGATTACAACTATAGCTTCCAAGGGAGAATTGCAGAATTGGCCTGACCTCTTACCAAAACTCTGTAGCCTGTTGGATTCTGAAGATTACAACACTTGCGAG GGAGCATTTGGTGCCCTTCAGAAGATTTGTGAAGATTCTGCTGAGATTTTAGATAGTGATGTTTTAGATCGTCCTCTCAACATCATGATTCCTAAATTTTTACAGTTCTTCAAGCACAGTAGTCCAAAAATAAGGTATCTATATAGCcaatattaa